The genomic window CCGGCCCCAGCCGAACATCATCACGCCGAGGAAGCTGGCTTCCAGGAAGAAGGCGGTCAGTACTTCGTAGGTCAGCAGCGGGCCGATCACCGTCCCGGCGACCTCGCTCAGCCGCGGCCAGTTGGTGCCGAACTGGAAGGCCATGACGATGCCGCTGACCACGCCCATGCCGAACGACACGGCGAAGATCTTCTGCCAGAAGAAGTACAGCTCGCGCCATACCGGCAATTTCGTGCGCAGCCAGCGCCATTCGATGAAGGCCAGCCAGCTGGCCGTACCGATGGTGAAGGCCGGGAACAGCACGTGGAAACTGATGACGAATCCGAACTGGATCCGGGACAACAACAACGCGTCCAAGGGACGCCTCCTGCCTGCGACCGGTGGGATACCGGACCACTTTAGGAGGAATTGGTTAAGGCAGGATGCGACCAGGTGACGCGCTGCTTCACTTTGTCGCAGGCTGCGACAGCCCGCCGGGCCATGCCCGCGCCCCATGACCCGCGGGCGCCGATCCGACGAACGCATAGCCATGCGCGGGGAAAACGGTAGCGCCGGGCCATGCCCGGCGACCCAGCCCCCCCCCACGGTAGCGCCGGGCCATGCCCGGCGGAGGCCTCACTGCCAGAAATACCAGGCGCCGGCCGCCACCAACGCCCCCAACAACACCACCTGCACCACCACATAGCCCACACCACTGTCGCGCGACTCGGTGGCAATGCGCTGCTGCAGCGCCTCGCTCACATCCGGCGCGTCTTCCTGCTGCGCCTGCTCACGCAACGCCTGCGCCAGTGCGCGCGCTTCCGCATCGCGGGGGTCGGTCGGTGTGCTCACAGCAGCTCTCCGGCGGTGGCGTGCCGCGTCAGTTCCTGCTTCAGGACCTGGCGCGCGCGGTGCAGGTGGCTCTTGATGGTACCGCGCGCCAGTCCGGTCACCTGTTCGATCTCGGCCAGATCGAAATCCTCCAGATAATGCAGGCCGACGATCAGCCGCTGCGGCGCACTCAACCGCTCCAGCGCCGCGCCGAGGTGGCGCCCGGACTGCAGTGCCTCACTCAGCTCGGCCGGGCCCGGGCCGTCGTCGCCGATACCGCGTTCCTCCGGCTCCTCCACCGCCACCATCCACTGCGCCTCCAGCCGTCGCCGGCGCAGGTGCTGCAGCGCGGTGGTGTAGGCCACCCGCGAAACCCAGGTCCGCAACGAAGATTCAAAGCGGAACCGGTGCAGCTGGCGGAACACCGCCAGAAAGGTTTCCTGCAGCAGGTCAGCCACCTGGTCGCGGTCGCCGACCATGCGCCCGATCACATGCGCGCAGGTGCGTTGATGGGCCCGCACCAGCTGCGCGAACGCTGCCTGCGAACCATCGATGATCGCGACCACCAGCGCGCGGTCGTCCTCCCACGCAGCCGGTGTCTCCACGGGAGCGTCGCGGGAACGCCCGCGCAGCGCGGCCAGGGCACCGCCCAGCAGGCTCATGCGCAATGCCCTCCTGGCGCCCGTGGCATGTGCCGGCTCAGCCCCTGCGTGCGGCAGGACGGGTGAAGTGCCACGCCAGCAGCTGGCCGAGGCCGGCACTGCCGACCAGCGCGGCGGCGGCGCCAAAGGTCAGGTCACGGGCACCGATGGCTTCCAGCAGGGCCATGGCCAGGGCCAGGCAGACCAGGCTGATGCCCCAGCGCAGCGCCCCCTGGCGGCGGCGCTCTTCTTCCAGCACGGCCAGCGAGCGGATCACTTCCTCGGGCACGTGCGGGGCCACCAGCTTGCTGCGCGCACGCGCATCGGCAATGGCATGGATCGCATAGGCGATGCAGATGAAAAGGGTGATCGGGATGAGTTCC from Stenotrophomonas sp. 704A1 includes these protein-coding regions:
- a CDS encoding RNA polymerase sigma factor, whose protein sequence is MSLLGGALAALRGRSRDAPVETPAAWEDDRALVVAIIDGSQAAFAQLVRAHQRTCAHVIGRMVGDRDQVADLLQETFLAVFRQLHRFRFESSLRTWVSRVAYTTALQHLRRRRLEAQWMVAVEEPEERGIGDDGPGPAELSEALQSGRHLGAALERLSAPQRLIVGLHYLEDFDLAEIEQVTGLARGTIKSHLHRARQVLKQELTRHATAGELL